A portion of the bacterium genome contains these proteins:
- a CDS encoding response regulator transcription factor: MIRILIVDDHPVVREGLAAVLEDARDFEVVGAVGSADEALAAAAAARPDVVLLDLEMPGTNGIDAIPLLAAAASHPRVIVLTAYDTEERVLGAIRAGAGGYLLKGAPASEIALAIRSVAEGGSYLTPRVASWVVARLNDPRRPGALSGRERQVLRLVAQGMSNKQIARQLSITERTVKFHMTSIFNKLGAENRAQAIALAAQRGLL; this comes from the coding sequence ATGATCCGCATCCTCATCGTGGACGATCACCCGGTCGTGCGCGAGGGGCTGGCGGCCGTCCTCGAGGACGCCCGAGACTTCGAGGTGGTGGGGGCGGTGGGGTCGGCGGATGAGGCGCTGGCTGCCGCCGCCGCCGCCCGGCCCGACGTCGTCCTGCTCGATCTCGAGATGCCCGGGACGAACGGCATCGACGCGATCCCGCTGCTCGCGGCGGCGGCCTCGCATCCCCGGGTGATCGTCCTCACCGCGTACGACACCGAGGAGCGGGTCCTGGGCGCGATCCGGGCCGGGGCCGGCGGCTATCTTCTAAAGGGCGCCCCCGCCTCCGAGATCGCGCTCGCGATTCGGTCCGTGGCGGAAGGCGGGTCGTATCTCACGCCGCGGGTGGCCTCGTGGGTCGTCGCGCGGCTGAACGATCCCCGACGGCCCGGAGCGCTCAGCGGCCGGGAGCGACAGGTGTTGCGGCTCGTCGCTCAAGGCATGTCCAATAAGCAGATCGCCCGGCAGCTCAGTATCACCGAGCGCACGGTGAAGTTCCACATGACGTCTATCTTCAACAAGCTGGGGGCCGAGAACCGCGCCCAGGCAATTGCCCTGGCCGCCCAGCGGGGGCTGCTCTAA
- a CDS encoding SDR family oxidoreductase, with translation MPVPPAAARSIAGCGARGVCRTLEAGHTRGSIAMELNGRVALITGASRGLGAAVVRRLALRGARLVLTARGAAALAEIADAAGSLTEVVALPGDVADRAHAARLVAAGVARFGGIDVLINNASTLGPTPMPSLAVLPSDELEGIFRVNAAAPLDLIQLVLPLMKAAGRGAIVNITSDAGVQAYPGWGGYGASKAALEHLSRTLAAELAGSAISVFVVDPGDMDTQMHRDAEPGVDLSHLPGPEESAARLVQVVERERAPFGRFDLRTWIPAGERGDPVSAERAGR, from the coding sequence GTGCCCGTTCCACCGGCGGCGGCCCGGTCCATCGCCGGATGCGGGGCACGCGGTGTCTGCCGCACACTGGAGGCAGGACACACCCGGGGGTCGATCGCCATGGAGTTGAATGGACGGGTCGCGTTGATCACCGGGGCCTCCCGCGGGCTGGGCGCCGCGGTGGTCCGGCGGTTAGCTCTGCGGGGGGCCCGGCTCGTTTTGACGGCGCGCGGCGCAGCGGCGTTGGCGGAGATCGCCGACGCGGCGGGGTCGCTGACCGAGGTCGTGGCGCTGCCGGGCGATGTGGCGGATCGGGCGCACGCCGCGCGGTTGGTCGCGGCGGGGGTGGCGCGGTTTGGGGGGATCGACGTCCTGATCAACAACGCCTCGACACTCGGCCCCACGCCGATGCCGTCTCTGGCCGTGCTCCCCTCGGACGAACTGGAAGGGATCTTTCGCGTCAACGCGGCGGCCCCGCTGGACCTCATCCAGCTCGTCCTGCCGTTGATGAAGGCGGCGGGACGCGGGGCCATCGTCAACATCACCTCGGACGCCGGGGTGCAGGCCTATCCGGGGTGGGGGGGGTACGGCGCCAGCAAGGCCGCGCTCGAGCATCTCTCGCGCACGCTGGCCGCGGAGCTCGCCGGGAGCGCGATCAGCGTGTTCGTCGTCGACCCCGGCGACATGGACACGCAGATGCACCGGGACGCCGAGCCCGGGGTCGATCTCTCGCACCTTCCGGGTCCCGAGGAATCGGCCGCCCGCCTCGTTCAGGTCGTGGAGCGGGAGCGCGCACCGTTTGGCCGATTCGATCTGCGCACCTGGATCCCGGCGGGCGAACGGGGCGATCCCGTCTCCGCGGAGCGCGCGGGACGATGA
- a CDS encoding S-adenosylmethionine:tRNA ribosyltransferase-isomerase: MTSTAATHGLRVAFTVPPALEAHEPPEARGLARDRVRLMTSSRHPEAISHGRFADLPDLLRRGDLIVVNTSATLPAALSAVRGDGRRMALHLSTRLPGDLWVVEPRVGEVSPGERLSLPGGGQATLLVAYRRSRRLWVAQLNLGGPVIPYLHRWGRPIAYPYVRGEWPLEMYQTVYADTPGSAEMPSAGRAFTPAVLARLRDRGIGLARLVLHTGVASLERGEPPYDEFYTVPAATAAAIDAARTAGGRIIAVGTTVVRALESAVDEGGRVIASRGWTDLVITPERGVRTIDGVLTGFHEPRASHWAMLEAIAGRPHLERAYRAALGRGYLWHEFGDLHLILSPLPADGGRRPGDVRGP, encoded by the coding sequence ATGACCTCCACGGCCGCCACCCACGGACTGCGCGTTGCGTTCACCGTTCCCCCGGCGCTCGAGGCGCACGAGCCTCCCGAGGCGCGTGGGCTGGCCCGCGACCGGGTCCGGCTGATGACATCCTCCCGGCACCCGGAGGCGATCAGCCACGGGCGGTTCGCGGATCTTCCCGATCTGTTGCGTCGCGGAGATCTCATCGTCGTCAATACGTCCGCGACGCTGCCGGCGGCGCTGAGCGCGGTCCGCGGCGACGGGCGGCGCATGGCGCTGCACCTCTCGACACGGCTCCCGGGCGACCTCTGGGTGGTGGAGCCGCGGGTGGGGGAGGTGTCGCCGGGCGAGCGGCTCTCACTCCCGGGCGGAGGGCAGGCGACCCTCCTCGTCGCCTACCGCCGCTCCAGGCGACTGTGGGTCGCTCAGCTGAACCTGGGCGGCCCGGTTATTCCGTACCTGCATCGGTGGGGGCGCCCGATCGCGTATCCATACGTCCGCGGCGAGTGGCCGCTTGAGATGTACCAGACGGTGTACGCCGATACGCCTGGATCGGCGGAGATGCCCTCGGCGGGCCGGGCGTTCACCCCGGCGGTCCTGGCCCGGTTGCGGGATCGCGGGATCGGGCTGGCGAGGCTGGTGCTCCATACGGGCGTCGCCAGCCTGGAACGGGGCGAGCCGCCCTACGACGAGTTCTACACCGTTCCAGCCGCCACGGCCGCGGCGATTGATGCCGCGCGGACGGCGGGCGGCCGGATCATCGCGGTCGGCACGACGGTGGTGCGGGCGCTGGAGAGCGCCGTCGATGAGGGGGGGCGGGTGATCGCCTCACGGGGCTGGACCGACCTTGTCATCACCCCCGAGCGGGGGGTGCGCACGATCGACGGGGTGCTCACGGGTTTCCACGAGCCCCGCGCTTCGCATTGGGCGATGCTCGAAGCGATTGCCGGCCGGCCGCACCTGGAGCGCGCTTACCGGGCCGCGCTGGGGCGAGGATATCTCTGGCACGAGTTCGGGGACCTG